Part of the Diceros bicornis minor isolate mBicDic1 chromosome 17, mDicBic1.mat.cur, whole genome shotgun sequence genome is shown below.
atgtaaattaaaaatacacactttgcaaaaatacaaaattataagtATCAAATAATTTATAATGTTGTCTATGGTTTGAGAGGGAAATAAGgaaaaagggaataaaaacaTGAAACAAGGCAGGTCCTTCTAGGGATAAGTGAAGATCATGCATCATGAATTGAAAAGTATGATTAACTCTCCCTTCTGTACCTGAAGTCCCCCAGAAGAACAGTgttctatttttgtctttaggGTGATTCATACtctaataaacatatatttatttactccTGTTGGTTTCTTAAACTTTCCAGCATTTATAATGAGTCAAACATTTTAGCACACTCTCAAGTCACTTTTGGTATTCCCACCACCTATCACACGTTTGTGTAATGTACACGTATAATATGTGTATAATGTTTGTTGTTGGCTTTAGGGTATATATGCTAGTTCAAGAtagttgtattagttttctggggCTGCAGTAATGAAGTACCACAagttgggtggcttaaacaacagaaatttattgcttcagttctggaggctagaagtctgagatcaaggtgttggcagcgttgcttccttctgagggctctgagAGAGGATGTGTTCCATGCCTCTcgcctagcttctggtagtttgaTGGTTATCTTGAATGTTCCTTGCCTTACAGACATATCAGCCCAATCCCTGCCTTGATGTtaacatggcattctccctgtgtgtgtgtgtgcatgtgtgtgtgtctccaaatttccccatTTCATAAGGACATGAGTCATACAGGagtaggggcccaccctactccctTATGACCtcttcttaactaattacatttgcaaCAACCCTATTCCcacataaggtcacattctgaggtactgagggttgggacttcaacataaaaattgttggaggacacaattcaacctataacaatAGCCCTCACTCTCCCCAAGGCATTCtcatgcttttgttgttgttagttcaCGAAATTCATGATTCCTTATAGCTTCTATAGATTCTCCAGGTTTGATTTTGGCAGAGGAAGCCATCTTGTCAGGAAACTGCATTTACACTTCccaattctctcctttcttataGCCTCTATCACTCACTCATCCTCATTATGGTTATATCAGCACTTTGGCTTAAATGAGTAGATAGTGTTTACATTATTAGGGCTGTGTTAATATTGTTTGCTGCTGAACCAAGTGGTACACTGTGAGACAGTatgtttcttatttaaaaaactcttggggccggccgggtggcacaagctgttaagtgtgcgtgctctgctgcggcggcccggggttggctggCTCAGATCCCCGGAGTGCACTGatgtactgcttggcaagccgtgctgtggtggtgtcctatataaagtggaggaagatgggcacagatgttagcccagggccagtcttcctcagcaaaaaaagaggattggcagatgttagcacagggctgatcttacaaaaaacaaaaaacaaaaactctttatgtctttattgagatacaattcacccAATTCAATGGCTCTTAGTATGTTCAGAGAGTTGTGAATCCATcaacacaatcaattttagaacatttacatCATTACCCCAAAATCAAACCCCACAACTCTTAGCTGCCACCCTAAATTCCCTGTCCCTCCCAgttctaggcaaccactaatacaATTTTACTCCCTCTAGAttcttattctggatatttcctctaaagggaatcatacaatatgtgatcctttgtgactggcttctttagcTTAGCATagtgctttcaaggttcatccatgttgtagcacatattagcacttcattcctttttattgctgaataatattccattgtatgaagataccacattatatttgtccatttatcaattgatggacatttgggttgtttctgcttttttggATATTCtgaataacgctgctgtgaacattggtgtacaatgTTTTATGtggacattttcatttctcttgggtatatacctaagagtggaattgctgagtcacacagtaactctatatttaactgtTAGAGGAACTGCCGGGCTCTTTTCCAAATTGGCTGcattattttgcattcccaccagcagtgtataaggttataatttctttatatccttGCCAACTCTTGGtactatctgtctttttgattatagccagtCTAGAGGgtataaagtgatatctcattgtggctttgatttgtatttccctgatggctaatgacgtGGAGTATCTTTCCTTgtacttattagccatttgtaaatcttttttgagaaatgtctatttagatcctttgccaattttcaaattgggtcatttgtctttttattattgagttggaagagttctttatatactctagaTGCAAGTActgtatcagatatatgatttgcaaatattttctcccattctgtggattaactttttactttctttttttttttaaagattttatttatttgtttattttccccccaaagccccagtagatagttgtatatcatagctgcacatccttctagttgctgtatgtgggacacggcctcagcatggccggagaagcggtgcattggtgtgcgcctgggatctgaacccaggccgccagcagcggagcccacgcacttaaccgctaagccacggggccggcctttaCTTTCTTAATCATGTTCTTTGGAGCACAAAGCTTTAAATTTTTTGATGCcctgtttatttattcttttgttggtTGTGCCTTtgttgtcatatttaagaaaacattgcctaatccaaggtcatgaagacatacagctatgttttcttttaagagttttatagttttagctcttacatttaggtctttgatacagtttgagttaatttttatgtatggtgtgaggtagggatccaatttcattcttttgcatgttgatatccagttgtcccagcaccatttgtttccccattgaatggtcttgacacCCTTGTTCAAAATCAGTTGATATAAATGTGaggtaacttttattttttattgaccttttgttttttcttaagttaataattacctcttttttttttttttgtgagaaagattggccccaagctaacatctgccagtcctcctctttttgctgaggaagactggccctgggctaacatctgtgcccatcttcctccactttatatgggatgctgccacagcatggcctgacaagtggtgcgttggtacacgcccgggatgcgaaccggtgaaccccgggccgcagcagcggagcgcgcgcacttaaccacttgcgccaccgggccggccccacctctttttcttttaaataattttttatgtatCTAGCTCAGATTTTTTCCATATGTCCCATCAGATCTGTAAAATACTTGTTCAtattatttctcaaatatttaaacaTGTCAGAGActttatcagtttttttcctctggagACTGTTCTGCAGTGTTTTCCATCTTCCTACTTCAGTCACGACAGGTTGTTTCTGGGTCTGTGGCATAGCTTTAATTCCAAGATTTTCTTTTACCACTTTTGTGTGTGGCTCCAGCATCCCATTGCCTAGATctattgcctttctctttcctaTTTACCAGAGCACATCTGGTAGTAACCTACTTGGAAAGATAGGTAAAAATTTTGACTCCTCACATATCTGAAAGATGTCTACATTCTACCTGTGTCTTTTATTGATTGTTTGGCTGGTGTAGAATTCTGGGTTAATGAtcatttttcttcagaattttaaAGGCACTGCCATATTGTCTTCTATCTCCCAATACTGTATTGAGATGCCATTTTGATTcctgttcctttttttccctctctttttgaAAGCTTTTAGGATCTTCTATTCTTCCCTAATATTCTGAGATTTCACAAAGATGTGTCTTgatgtcattctttttctttcattgtgcTGGGCACATAGCACACTATTTAATCCAGACAGACTTGTTCAATTCAGGAAATTcttcttgtatttcttttataatctctctccctctctcataccatgttttctctttttggaaCTCCTATTAATTAGACATTGGAGTATTTGGCTTgattttgtaattttctaatttcctatCTCTATCTCTGTTGGCTCTTGCTCTTGGTACCTTGTGCCTTATTTGTTTGCAATTTTGACCACAATTTATATTTCTTGGAACTGTATCGGTGGAATTTCCCCAAGGCCTAGATTGAAGATGAGATCATCTGGAAAGGATTTCCATTGCTTCTGCTGGTGCTCGGTGGCACTGTCAACCCAGAACCACTTTAAATTCTTGCCATTTTGTTTTTAGAACCAACGAGGAATTCAGGCAGAAAAGCTGCAGCTTGTGGTTATAaattctccacaaatatttaaaaggaaaaaaaaaaaaagatttccagtAGGCACCTAGGTTCCAGAAAAGCAATTTTCTATGCCCTAGGTGTTTGAGTGTTAGCATATTTTAAATCCACTCTCACAGGAGGATATAGTCCTTTGGGGTTCCAGCTCTATGGTAAGAGCCTTCTATTAGATTTCCAACCTTGGGCAAGCCCTGGACTTTGTCTCCTATTCCACAGCGGCACTCTCTGAGGCCACCACGCCTAAATTCAACTTTTTAGCAAATGCCCTCAAGGCAAAACAGGCTTCAGTGCTCAGCTTACCTCTCTGGTACCAGATTTTACTTAGTTTTTGGTCTTTATATAGTCTTTATTTTCTTGCCAGCTCATAAATACATCTTTTTAAATGACCTTTtaggcaaaggacctagaattgttaacaattttgaaaaagagtaaAGTGGGAGAATTGATCCTACCCACTGTTAAGCTTTACTGTATAGTTACAGTAATTAAGAAGTGTGTTATTCGTggaaggatagacatatagatcaatggaactgaatagagaacccagaaatagacccgcacaaatatgcccaactgatttttgaaaaaggtgcaaaagcaattcaatggagaaaggactgctttttcaacaaatggtccgGGAGCAATCAGACATCCATAGACAATAAAATGAACCCCGACCTATACTTCACACCTTACccaacaattaactcaaaataaatcatagaTTTACATATGAAACATAAAACTATtcaacttttagaaaataaaataggagaaaatcatcaGGATCTggggctaggcaaagagttcttagacttaacACCAAAAGTGTGATCCATAAAAGGACAAGTTGATAAGCTGCAtcttaagaaaactaaaaaccttTGATCTATAAAAGATCctattaagaggatgaaaagacaaatgaTACACAGGGAGACACTACTTATTTGACAAAGAActttagaatatttaaagaactctcaaaactcaaaagtaaaaaaatgaacaatcttattagaaaatgggcaaaaaacacGAACAGACCTTTCACCAAAgagaatatacagatggcaaataaacacactaaaatattttgacattattagccattagggaaatgaaaattaaaaccacaatgatatatcactacacacctatcagaatggttaaaataagatatagtgacaacatcaaatactggtgaggatgtggagaaactggatcctTCATACGATACTGGTGGGAAtcaaaaatggtacagccactctggaaaatagtttggcagatTCTTATAAAACTAGGCATGCAATTACCTTACTACTCAGCAATTgaactcctgggcatttatcccagagaagcaaaaatttatATTCACACAAACCTGTACATAAatcttcatagcagctttatttttaatagccccaaactggaatcaGCCCAAATGTCCTTTAACTAGGTAAATTGTTAAAACAATTTGTGGTATATCTACaacatggaatactacttaacgatgaaaactattgatacatacaaAAACTTGGATGGATTTCAAGAGCATTATGATGAGTGAAAAAAAGATCCAGTATTAAAAGGTTACATacaatatgattccacttatgtaacATTCTTGATATAAAGTTATAGAcatggagaacaaattagtggttgccaagggttagggATGGGGGTGGGTATGGCTATAAAGGGGTTGCACAAGGGAACCTTATAATAATGCAATAGTTCTATTCCCTGACTGTGATGATGGTTACAGgaatctacacatgtgataaaactgCATAAAACTATACATACACATGAATGCACGTAAAACTGACAAAATCTTAATAAGCTCTGTTGGTTGTAACAATGTCAACTTCCTGGTTTTAATACTGTACTGTAGTTatacaagatgttaccattggggggaACTGGGTGAAGGGATATAGGGGAGCCtccttgtacttttttttttgccacctcatgtgaatctataatttttaaagttttaaaatgccttacttttaaaaaagttcagtgattttaagtttttttcaggGGAGAGTTGGTGGGGATACTTAGGTGTTCATACTGCCAGAAACAATTCCTcccattctttttgtctttgagggtttataatttgttttcaatttttacaaATTGTCATTTTGATGTGGTTTCAGGAGGGCGATGGGGTAAACACGTATGATCAGTCCATTATGTTTCTAAGAGTACTGGCGTAAGGATTTTAAGCCGGGTTGTGACATTTGGATAGATCACCCTGGTGGTTTCTTAGAAGATGGGTATGAGGGAGGGCAAGACTAGAAGCAGAAAATTACATTTCATTGATTTTAAGaggctttttttttcattttaatatctgaaTTGGGATGTTTTACTATAACGATTAGCCAGACAGCAGTCATACTGTATTTGTCATACCTACTCATAAGAACCAAAACTTGCCAAATGGGTGTCTGAGGCTTGGAAGAAAAttccagagacagaagaggaacACTCTTAAATGCTACATCACCAAAGCCCTTGATGGCAGGCACAGAGGACTACGTTGTGTGGAAAACCATGGACATCTGAGTCAAAAAATGAATCATTAAGAATCAGCCTCTGAATGCGAAGTTTTAGGAACAGTGTTACcatgttattcttttctattttcctttttatgcatGCACGAGAGTGAAATACGATAATCTGTATCATATAAACCTACACTTCCAATAAACATAAAGTGAAAATTCTAAGTGTTAAGAAAGCATTGTGTCACAGGTTATTTGCTACCTTTTCTTTTAGCGGGACATAAAATAATGCCGAGTTTCACAGCTGACGGGTCTAGGCAAGGGCTAATAGTCTGAAGTTGGACAGAGATGAGGGGAGAGAATTCCTGAAATACTAAGAAGAAAGATCGACTCGACTTGGTGAATTATTAGAGAAGGGGTAAAGATGAACTGGGAGGAAATCTAGGATGGTTCCAGGTTTCTGGTTTGGGCAACAGAATCGACGTGATAACCTGCTTGAAGGGACAGGAGTCGGTTTGGGGGCAAGTTCAATTCAGGATACACTGCGCGAGGGGCTTGTTGGCTGTGTTGAAGTAGAGATGAACGAAACCTCTGCATCTGCTTTGGTCGGACCGAACCCCGCGCCCGGGACTCGGCCCCGTAAGCCTTGGCTCTGCCTGGATAggttctgtctccacagagccgcTTGTCAGGGGCGGGGAGGTAGGGTGTAGCGCCGGCCAGGTCTAGGCGCCAGGGCTGTGCGCAGACCGCCGAACCTCCGCCTCTCCCAGGACTCCGAGTAGCTGCGACCGTGAGCCAGGACCCGCCCACGGCTGTCGGCGGAGGCGGCGTGATTGGCTGGAGCCGCCGGCGCAGGGGCCGTGGGCGGGCCCCGGCTTCAGGGACTGCTGCGATTGGCTGGGAGGCACCAAAAAGGCCTAATCAAACTGTTGGAGCCGCCCTTCCCGAGGGTGGTGTATATTTCCGCCCCGCCCCGTCGCTTAGTTAGACAGGTAAGCAAACTGTAGTTTGTATTGTCGGGATGAGAGAAGAGCTGTGATTGGCCAATTTGCAGGGGCGGGGCGGGCTCGGCCTTAGCGGGCTTCGCTTCGGCATGACGCCTGTCCTGGGTGCCGATTGGGCCGCGGGATGTTAGCGTTCTCCAGGAGGCGTGGCCAGCACTAATAAAGACAGGCACCCGCGCGTCAACCGCAGTCTGTTTCACCGCAGCTGGGACTCGCGGTGGTTGGTGTTGTGCGTGGTTCGGCAGTTCCGTCGACTTCCGCCGCAGCGCTCCCCTCCGCCAGGTGTCTCGCCGCAGCCTCGGGAGAGGAGACGGACCCCTTCTCCCTCTGTCGAAATGTGAGTCGACTCTGCTGTGGGGGCTCGACACCTCTTTGCCAACTCTCACCGCCAGCGCCGGACTCTGCGGGACGGAAAATGGCGCATTGCAGCAGCTGCGGCGACGCGGGGAACTTCCATCGCGCGCCGCCCCCAGACCGGGCCactctcggggggggggggcgtacCCCATTCCTGCACCAGCCACAGCCAGAACCCCGCGGGCGGGGCAGGGCCGTGGGGGTCCCACATTCGTTGCACCTCTTTCGCCTGCTGGGCGTCTCATTCCGCTCTCAGTATAGAGGAGTCCGGGAGAAGGCAAAGGTGGGGCATAAAGACATCGGGGAGGGGGCTCGAGGCCCTTTCTCGTCGTCTGATTGAATCTGTACTTAGGGCCTATGGAAAGACAGTTATGGGTGCACCTGCCAGTTAGTTGCTTGGGTTGCCCTGCCATCTCTGGATTTGTGAATGCCCCTCACCCCAGTTGTGGCGTGTACCCCCTCGCCCCCCTTGGCAGTGAGCAGAACTCCGGAAACTTATCTGCCAGCTCTCTGGCGCCAAGTGAGCAGCTCAGAAAGACTCAAGGGCCAGTGGCATGTGGTTCCAAGCAGCCATTCATCTCAGGGCCACCCGTTATAGGAGGAGGTGTTTGCCTGTTATTGAGTCTTAGCCAAGTATTGGGAAGAGAAAGGGAGCTGAGGATCCCCACCTTCCCCCAACACATTCAATTTAGTCTCTGACCATCTTCGACATTACCCCATCCCAAGATCCTGAGGGAGAAATATGGGTAGACAAATGAAGTACTTCCCTGATAGGACCACAATAatggagatttttctttcttataactGCCTGGAGTCCTGGTCTGGTCCTAGatatatttatgttgtttctCTTAGtgacaaaaaagggaaaagattTACTTTTGTTACATAAGGGTGATAACTATCCCTGAATATTTTACTGCTGAGTATTCCCAATTCCCAACAAATAGTAAGTGAAATGGTCCCTTCAAATGCTTCATAaccatttccctttttctctatttGACTTTTGCAGTTTTGACTGTATATGATATTCTGTGCGTTTTGACCAAGCCCTAggatttcatttgttttcctttgggGGAGGGGGATCCATCTCAGCTGACTGGTTCCCAGTAGCACCCATGTGGGATGAATGGAAGGAGATGGAGAAAGCATCACGAGGTCTCTGACCTTAATCTTGTCATTGGTGCCACCATCCTGGACTGCTTCCAAGACCAAACACTGGCTGCTACCTACTCATTGAATGTTCCACCTTCAGTCGGAGAACCAGATTGCTTAGCTCAGTAGTAGCACAAGAGTCTTGTGGCTTCCATGGCTTTGTATCTTTCTTTCGCCTTATTTGTGCCttagaaagaaatgagaaagccATTCCTTAAATGAGGATGAGTCGGGTGTAATCTGCTAGTATAGCCTCTCTGAGGGGTTATTCTCTTATCTTTTTAGACTGAAAGAAATTCACTTAGGGAGAAGGAACTTCTGGGTATTAGTTCTGTTATGAGTAGTCAAGGCGTTTCCTTTCTGGTGACTTGGTGATGGTTTAATCCCTAGAGCATTTGCTCTTGGACTGCTCCTATGAGGTATGTTTTGTGAGATTCTGCTTCTGTTTGAGGAGTTCTTTACAAGGAGTTCTTGTAATTTCTATTCTCCATGAAATTTGAGAGATCTCCCTCCTGCCATTGGGTTCTTCCTTGGGAGAGAAAAATCTCATGCCATAGTTTAGACTTCTAGGAATTCTTTAGGAGGTGAATTTAGCTTCCATGTGTTTGGACATGAAAAGGAGTTTATCATGAAGACCCCACATTAGATTAATCCCTTCGAAGGCtaagggaaagagagaatgatCTCTGTGTGTAGTAGTGTAAACCAGGACTTCTCTGGGACATAATGGAACTAGGGGAGTCTCCTGAGACTCAGTGCCAAATCTAGAAAAGGAAGGGACAGAATGTCTATGATGCCTGTACATTGAGGACCATTTCCCATATTTTTGCTTCCTGTCTGTGCTCTTGGAACAGTTTCAGAACTAACACAATTGCTTTGGGACCCAGTTCTAAGTGAAACTCCCATCTTCTCTGCCAAAAACAAAGCAAGTGAACAGTCCTGATTCCCTCCACCTACATAGGCTTAGCCTTTGACTCTCAAGTTGTCCTTATAGCAGCCCCAATATACTAATCATTGTTGAAACATAACCAGTAACTGGATCCCCTTAAGCAGAGTCTGTCAGCTTGCACTTTCTTATTATATTTAGGCTTTGCAAAAAAGAGCTGTTCAGTCCATAGGCTTGTCCCGAGGGTTTAGTCTTCTCTATGAATTTCTCCTAACCTGGATTGGAGGTTTCCAGTCTGACTTTATGTGAAAGGCTTCTGATGGTCAGGGAAATGCCATTTAGGCCAAGGCTGGCACATCTGTCCCTGTAGCTGTTGTCCCAGAAGACATGTTTGAGTTTGGGTCAGAGGGTAGCCCAAACAAGATCTTGATGCCACCCTGGATGTCCCTAAGCCCTGACTAAATGTTGTTACAGGATCTTTCATCTTTTGCTTCTTGCCTCGGTGCTGCATCTCCCTACTTGGCATTGCCAAGGAGCTAGAATCCCTTCTGTTTGCATATAACCTGATCACCAGTGTTTTGGTGGTATGGCACGAGAATGCACGTGGTCCTTTCTTGTCTCGATTACTTTGTGTACTCTGTCCACTTCTCTCCACAGGTCTGCTCCAGCTCAGCCACCCACCGAAGGGGCAGAAGAGACTGCCCCAGGTGGGGGTCCCCCTGGCTCTCCTCCTAATGTGACCAGTAACAGACGACTACAGCAAACCCAGGCACAAGTGGAAGAGGTAGGTGGAGAGCTTTTTCTCTGTGAGTTTCCAAATCATAGAAGTTTAGAAACTTCTCTTTTTCATAGAGGGGTAGTTATAGGCTCTGGGAGGCAAGGCATCCCTTACAGTTACGCAGGGCCAGACTTGTGATTCCTTGGTCATTGTTCTTTCCCCTGTCTCTAGTGGGGATCTTAGCGGCTTTGTTTCTGCTCCCCCCCAGGTGGTGGACATCATGCGTGTGAATGTGGACAAAGTCCTGAAGAGGGACGAGATACTGTCAGAGCTGGATGACCGAGCTGACGCCTTGCAGGTGGGAGCATCAATATTTGAGAGCAGTGCTGCCAAGCTAAAGAGGAAATATTGGTGGAAAAACTGcaaggtgaattttcttgtcctCTCCCCCTTCTTTTCCTGAGCCTCAACTCATAGAAGGCAAGAAAACCCTCAGGTTCTATATACCTTCCCTCTAGTGGCACAGGATCTCTGCCCTGCAGAACTCTTAGGGGGAAATGGTGAAAGCCTCCTTGAGGTGCGTTACCCTGATTTGGCCACCAGGGTAGGCTAGAGTATTCAGAATCACTAACTGGGAGCCATGATAGCCTGAGAAATTTGGAAATGGTTAGTCAAGCTGTTTTTCCCCAAAGGACCCCTGGAAAAATTCTCACCTGGCCCTTCCTCAGACACATCCAACATCAACACAATGGCTAGGgcagatatatatttaaataccTGCAGCTTTTAGGAATGAGCTGAACACTTCATGATGAAAATCAACCAATTGACTAAAGATCCCAAGTCTCCACCTCCATTAGAGTTCCTTTCAAAACCTTCAGGCAACAGGAACTAAGCAGAAGGGAGCAAGCTCTAGATGCTCTGGTGTTTCTGAGATGCTCAGCTGTGGTACAGGGGTTACTGTCTGATGGGGAGCATGAAGGTTGGGCCGTCCTCGAGAGGCCTGCAGATCTCCTGGGTGATGTGTGGTTTCTTCCACTGTCCCAAGGATGGAGGAAGTACTGTTCCCACATCTTGATTCCaggctcctttcttccttccctaaaTCCAAAGGCGcatttttttgtcattgtttCCTCAGATGATGATCATGCTGGGAGCTATCTGTGCCATCGTCGTGGTAGTTATTGTAAGTAAGTATCGCTGAGGTTGCTGGTGGGGTGAAGAGGTGGGAAGGTCCTGGAGTCTTCTCCCAGCCCCGCCTGCCTGGGGAGTGGGGCTGCTCTGACTGAGGTATGGAGATGGCTGCTGTGGGATCATCACCTGGttcaggagggaggaagggcaaaGACAACGGACTTCCTTGATGGACAAGCCTTCCCTCTG
Proteins encoded:
- the VAMP1 gene encoding vesicle-associated membrane protein 1 isoform X1, which encodes MSAPAQPPTEGAEETAPGGGPPGSPPNVTSNRRLQQTQAQVEEVVDIMRVNVDKVLKRDEILSELDDRADALQVGASIFESSAAKLKRKYWWKNCKMMIMLGAICAIVVVVIVTSRKRLRPGWAGSGCSLSMQQHFIAQNHPSSPFPRFPHSLRPAPGQD
- the VAMP1 gene encoding vesicle-associated membrane protein 1 isoform X5 translates to MSAPAQPPTEGAEETAPGGGPPGSPPNVTSNRRLQQTQAQVEEVVDIMRVNVDKVLKRDEILSELDDRADALQVGASIFESSAAKLKRKYWWKNCKMMIMLGAICAIVVVVIVIYFFT
- the VAMP1 gene encoding vesicle-associated membrane protein 1 isoform X2 — translated: MSAPAQPPTEGAEETAPGGGPPGSPPNVTSNRRLQQTQAQVEEVVDIMRVNVDKVLKRDEILSELDDRADALQVGASIFESSAAKLKRKYWWKNCKMMIMLGAICAIVVVVIVSCKSQEMGLKEQLVTLGTKPKERERGRTTC
- the VAMP1 gene encoding vesicle-associated membrane protein 1 isoform X3; the encoded protein is MSAPAQPPTEGAEETAPGGGPPGSPPNVTSNRRLQQTQAQVEEVVDIMRVNVDKVLKRDEILSELDDRADALQVGASIFESSAAKLKRKYWWKNCKMMIMLGAICAIVVVVIVRPPSSENWLFIFMAVSS
- the VAMP1 gene encoding vesicle-associated membrane protein 1 isoform X4, which produces MSAPAQPPTEGAEETAPGGGPPGSPPNVTSNRRLQQTQAQVEEVVDIMRVNVDKVLKRDEILSELDDRADALQVGASIFESSAAKLKRKYWWKNCKMMIMLGAICAIVVVVIVKRYTRPKCEA